In Saccopteryx leptura isolate mSacLep1 chromosome 9, mSacLep1_pri_phased_curated, whole genome shotgun sequence, the genomic window GAACTCCCGAGGGCTCGGTTCCCAGCGCTGCCAACATCAGGCAGAGCAGGGCATAAGGCCTCGGAGGGCCACGTACCTACATACATGACAGTGCCCCGGCGAGGGGGCTGCCCAGGAGTCTGCACCTCACAGCGGCTTCCCACAGGGATGACACTGGCCTGCGCCTTCTCCTCTGTGAGGCGCTGGGTGATCTCAGCCTTTTGCTGTGCGCGCTCTTCTTCATTGAATCGGCCTAGCTTGCTGCGCTTCAGGAAGGAGCGGACTGAGTCTGcgagtggggtggggggtaggggtcaGAACAGTACCAGGGTGGGGCCTCTGGCCCGAAGAGAGAACATTCTACTCACACGGGCTAACACTCAGATCAACTCTTCTGTTCCAGGTGTCAAAGGGCTGTCATCCAAGCCCCCCAAGCCCTGGCCTCTCCCCAGGCTCTCTGGGGCCTCCCCACAATCCAGACTAAGAAGATTCGTGTCTCCAGTCTTTCACATCACCCCATCTTCCCACATCCTTCAGTGTCACATTCACCTCCATCCATCCTGAATCCATCTTTCCCACACGTCTGTACTATTCATTCCAAATTTtctgccatgctctgcccacaCTGGCTGACCCATGTGACCCTGACCGTGCTCCCCACACCTGATCCCTCACACCCCAGACCTCCCTCTAATGCCCCCTCCACTTTCCCACGCACTCGTCTGTCTGCCCGCCCACATCCCGACACCTCCAGCCCTCATTTGCATCCTATGCCCTTTCTACCCACACTGCTTTCCCATGCCTTCATCTGTCCCCATAGCAACCTCATTGCACCCCTCCACTCTCCCCCTGCTTATTTGGCCCCCTGTCCACACCACCAATTTCCCCTCAATCTCCCTATCTGTTCTGTCTGCCCCCTAACACCACCTCCCCCTGCACACATTCCTTTTGGCTTCCACAGGCCCCGATTTACCCCATGGGCCCCATACCTTCCCTCTGGTTGTAGGCTTCTTGTGAGATCCTGTACTTCTCCACCTTGGACACATCCTCATACTCCCCAAGGCGGGCACCACTGTGATCAATGAcctgcaggaaggggaggggtcaGTGGAGATCAAGGTCTGGTCAGGGAGGCTTGAGGTGCTGAAGGTGCTGGTACAGTTGCATAGTGGAGCATTCCATAGACTTAAGTCTCTCCTAACAAAACAATATTCTACCTTCGCTTTACCCCAGCTGTCTCTCATCTGAGCCCAGCAGAAAGGACAAGAGCAGGGGTCTACACTAGTCATTTCCCTTTCCTCACCCCATCCAAACCCTGGAGGCTGGATCTGCCCCACACGATCCCCATATATTGGCATCAATATCACTGATGACCCCAAATCACAAGAACCAAAAGGTGGCGCTTGGTTCTTGCTCATGAGCCCCCTGGGTAAGTACATctgtcctctctgagcctctgggaTCCTCCTAAGCTGGCCCCAACTTCCAGACCCTGGAGCATCTcttcctgctccaccctcagTATTCATGAACTCGTTGCTTGTGGAGCTCTTCCAAGGTGCCCAGTTGGGATCTGTGCTGGGTACTAGGGACACAGTGCAAAAAGCAGATAAATGCCTGACATCAACGAGTGCTCATTCTGCTGGGAAACCGACCATAAACAAAGGTATGTGTCTTAAAACACCGGAAGATAACAAAGTTTGATGTAAAAAATACCAGAGGCTTACAGTGCCTGGGAAGGTagtcagggaagacttccaaagGGAGGGGATGTCTGAGCCAAGGCCTAAAGAATGAGAAGGAACAACAGGCACCAAGTCCCGGATGTAACCCTTGAGGAACAGCAGGGAGGCGAGCAAGGCTGGCATGGAGTAAGCCAGGGAGAGTGGGAGGCATAACAGATCCCTGCAAACTTTGCTTTTACCTGGAATGAGGTGCAGCTGATGATGGTCTGAGCCAAGAGGGCTCTCACCTGGCTCAGGTTCACAAGCTCCCTTTAGCTGCATGTGGAAAACAGACTAGGGGGACAGGATAGGAAGCAGGAGACAGAGGCAATGTGTCTAGGAGGGAGAGAATGGAGGCTGGGCCAGGGGCAGTAGAGGGGGAGAAGAGTTTAGATTCTGGACAGATTTTGCAGGTGGACCCCACAAGGTTTGCAGACAGACTAGATGtgggtgtgagagaaagagaggggtcaGGGAACATTCTCAGGTGTTTGGCCTGAACCATTAGGCTAACAACACACCAAGAGagaaatggcttttatttctgGTCAAGAATCACTAATAATTTCTACTTTCTATATTAGAGATTTTTCTAAGTTTAAGATTACtgttatttgcctgaccaggcggtggcacagtggataaagcattggactgggaggtggaggacccaggttcaaaaccccaaggtcgctggcttgagcaaggggtctctccgtctgttgtagccccccggtcaaggcatataggagaaagcaatagagatgaacaactaaggtgccacaacaaagactgatgcttctcgcctgaccgggctgtggcgcagtagatagagcgtcggactgggatgcgaaagacccaggttcgagacctcgaggtcgccagcttgagcaagggctcatctggtttgagcaaaaagcttaccagcttgagcccaaggtcgctggctcgagcaaggggttacttggtctgctgaaggcccatggtcaaggcacgtatgagaaggcaatcaatgaacaattaaggtgttgcaaagcgcaacaaaaaactgatggttgatgcttctcatctctccgttcctgtctgtctgtccctctccctgactctctctctgtctctgtaaaaaaaaaaaaaaaaaaagactgatgcttctcatctctctcccttcctagtcgtctctgtgtctgtcccccccccccaaaaaaaaattgctgttattttaagcaataaatacaggtaatatttataaacagaaaaagtaaaagaaaaaatacaaattcccAGAGACTCCACCTCTGGGAAACTTTCTTTGAATGACTTCAGAAGTCACAGGTTTGTCTGAATCCATGTGTGAAAACCTCCTGTCTGAGGATGCCACCGGCCATGCCTGGCCCACCAGCACATCCTTAGATTGAAGCAGCCCCGGGCACCTCAGTCTCAGTGCTGAGGCCCAGCCATACAAAGCTGACCCACAGTCCTGACCCACTCCCACTTTACCACCTCGTCGGGACTATGAAGCAGCCTCCTCCCTTGTCTCCCTACTCCTTATAGCCTCCAGTCTGCTCCCCACACATAGTACGAGGAAGCCGGTCAACAGCTCAGCCAGACCAGGGCCTTCATGACTCAGAGTCCTCTCTTGGCTCCCGCTTCCATCTGCCATAGGAGTGGCTACTCTCCAGTCCCGTGCACCCACCATGCTCACTCCCATCTCGGAGTGTTTGCACATGCTGTACCCTTCTCCTGGAGCACTCTTTCCCTTCTTCAGTTAACTCCTAttcttcaggtctctgctcagccAGCGCCCCCTCCAGGCAGTCCTCTCAGACCTCACTGATAGGGTCATTTCCTCAGTATAGAGTCTCCagctcctctgtctcctcctgcTTTGTCTTCACCTCACCGACTCTTCATATTTATTCTTGTGACTATTTAGCTAACATCTATCTCAAACCAGACGAAGCTAAACAAAGACCTTTTTAAATTTGGTTCACTGGTATACCCCTGGTAACACAGATGCTTAATGAATAGTTAGTaaataaaagagattaaaaacaaacaaacaaaaacccagttcTCTAGGCACACGTATTTTTGAAGTAATGCGACTGAGGTAAAGATTCCAGCCATAATTCATCCTTAgttaagaaaaccagttagaaaaaaaaaaaataataaaaccagttagaaggtgacggaagataattggactttgggtgatgggaatgcagcataatcagtGCCTCAGACCGCTCGGCCACCCTGACCCGttgaatgcagcataatcaaatgtcaaaataacctggagatgttttctctgaacatatgtaccctgatttatcaatgtcaccccattaagattaataataataaaaaaatgtaaaaagaataatTCATCCTTAGGATAATAAATTCCATCTTGAAGCTAAATTCTGTCTTCTGCAAAATAGGGTTAATTATACAGTCTTATTTTATAGATTCAATTCATCATCCAACTAAGCACCCTGTCGGTGCCAGGTACTGTTCCAGATGCTGGGGGGAAATGCACAGTATGTCACAGGATGATAAGAGCTAATGACCAACATCAAATGAAGTGAAGAAGGAGGTTTAAATTTTACACTGAAGCCAATGAAGGCCTCACACTTGAAAGCTGACACTGAAGGACTGGAAGGAAGGAGTAAGCCGTGTGAGCATAGAAAAAAGAACCTTTCAGGCACAGGGTATAGCACATGCAAAGGCTCTGAGGTAGACAGCACCGTGGATGCCGAAATGTCTGAGGAGTATGGCAGAAGATGGGGTATGGGAAGATGAGGACAGAGATGATGTGAGCTGATATATGTAGAGGTCCTTTGTTTCCGTCTTCTCCCAACACATCTCACTGTTCACCCTGACCCACCTCAGGCGACCCACTCTCTGCTTCCCCCAGCTGGCATGCCTCTCCCACCTCTTCTCCTAAGTCATCCTTTCCCCATTCTTCAGTCTCAACTCAGGCCTCTCTTCCTTCAGAAAGCCCCCCTCATGATACCAGACGAAGTCTGGCACCTCTTCCGGGTGTCCCCGGTCCCCTGAACTTGCCCCAGCCCAAACCACTCTGGCTGTCACTGTCTGGGGATGGGTCCGTCTCACTCTATACCGGACTATGGGTCCGTCTCACTCTACACTGGACTAGGGGCTCCATGAGGATCTATCTTGGTTATCACACAGGGAAAAATATGGCAcgcatttgttaaataaataacgAAGGGAGGTCTCACATGGATGCGGCAGCCATCATCTACGGGGTATGAGCCCAGTAGTGCATCCTCCTGATCCAGCTTGCTGTAGAACTTCTCATCAGCTCCATACAACTCCAGTTCCATGCAAGACGCAGGGCTGCCCACCACCAGCTCTAGTTTACACTGAGAAGAGTAGGAGATGGGAGAGGTTGGAGAGGAGGAAGGCTGTTGGTGGCCCCACCCTCCTCTGCTCTGAGTCTCTGCTCCTTGTACGAACAACCATCACCCCATCCTTGCTCCTCCACGAGACCCATCATTTTAGGACCCAACTGGTTATCCCTGGCCATGCCCCTCCGCTCTTGCCCCCGCCCTCGCGAACCTCTGATTTTCCCAAACCCGCCTCCTTCTCTGAACCCTTCGGTTCTCTCAGGCTCTGCCTGGCAGAAGcaaggttcccaacctctgcaaCCTCGGTTTATTTCTGGACCCTCCATTTCCCCTTTGTCCCGCCCCCCggggccccgcccccggccaCACCTTGAATTCAGCTATCGTGAGGCTGCGACTGTACCGCTTCTCGGAGCGAAAGCTGTTGAGGGAGCTGCTGATGAAAACAGTCACTGTGGGCGCGGATAACCCCGTCACCTCCATCTCGTCGGGGCCCTAACCGGGTCCGCAGCCCCGTCAGCCGCCTCACACAGGCTGCGCCGCCGCTACCGCTTCTGGGATGtcagcccctcccctgctccGGACCTGGCCAATCCGCGCTCTCCCGCAGAGAGGGTCCGCCATTCGCCGCCGTCTCCTCACCGCCTGACGCTCTCCCGCAGTCTTAGGTAGGGCCAGCCAATCCTGAGAGGCCTGCCGGCGTTAGTTCTTCCAATAGCAGCCCGGGAAATGGACCGGGCGGGCGAAGGCTGAAGGCGGGAGGAAGGACTGGCAGGATTTACGCGAAACTCGCGCATGTGCATTCACCTCCGGCCTGCAAAGAGCAGtggtttactgtattttttatgcTCAATGCTTTGCGAGTTACGTGACGAATCATGTTCCTGGCTCTCGTACCATAGTATTCTATAAATTGGGAAAACGAGGCTCACAGGTTGGGACCAATTACTTTAGGATATCAACAGATTGAGGCAAGTAATTAATGAAATCTCAGCGCAGAGAGCGAGCACAAAGCAGCAAACTGCCAGTACTTGTGCGCAGCTCCGCCCCTCTTTTGGCGAAGCTACTAAGCCTGACCCTTCTCGCGACCTGTCGTGAGGTGGAGCAACTGCAAAGGGCTTGGCGGGCAGTGCTGCGCTATGGAACCTGACGGTACCTACGAACCGGGCTTCGTGGGTATTCGATTCTGCCAGGAATGGTGAGGCCGGGGCAGCAGGTGTGGAAAGGGATCAAGTAATGGCTCCAGGACTGATCCCtgacctccccctccccacagtaACAACATGCTTTACCCCAAGGAGGACAAAGAGAATCGCATTCTGCTCTACGCGGTGAGCGCGAGCCCGCGGGTTCCCGAGTCTTCCCCCCATGGGTCAGTCCAGCCCCTTCGTAGCCCCACCACGTGAACCCTACTCCCTGTTTCGCCCCGACTGGTCCTAGTCTCTTCTATTCCGAAATGAACCCGACTTCCCAGTCTTTCCTACTCCCAATGTGGTTCTTGATACACTCCATTATCCCAGCCTCGAGACTCTATCCCCTCCCCTAATCATCCTCTCTCGGGAAGACCCTACCCTCCCTTCCAGTCCCATGAGGATCTCTCGGTAACCCCTTCCTGCCACACTCACTCTTCTGCAGTGCCGCAATTGTGATTACCAGCAGGAAGCCGACAACAGCTGTATCTACGTCAACAAAATCACGCACGAAGTGGAGTAAGTGGCAGTACCGGAGTTTAGGGACAGGGTTGGTTTGGGAGCCCCTATCAGAGCATAATTATAAACCCTCTTCTTCAGCGAGCTGACCCAGATCATCGCTGATGTGTCCCAGGATCCCACGTTGCCGCGGACCGAGGACCACCCGTGTCAAAAGTGAGCgcgcaagccctggccggttggctcagtggtagagcgtcggcctggcgtgcagaagtcccgggttcgattcccggccagggcacacaggagaagcgcccatctgcttctccacccctccccctctccttcctctctgtctctctcttcccttcccgcagcgaggctccattggagcaaagatggcccgggcgctggggatggctccttggcctctgccccaggcgctagagtggctctggtcgcgacagagctacgcccgggaggggcagagcgtcgccccctgatgggcgtgctgggtggatcccggttgggcgcatgcgggagtctgtctgacttgtctctccccgtttccagcttcagaaaaatacaaaaaaaaaaaaaaagtgagcgcGCAGTTGGTATTGGGGAGGGAAAGTGGCTAGTTTGGGcaagagtgggagagggagaaggaaggtaaGGGTATGGTTGGTTCTGAGTGGCTGACTGTCCCCTCAGGTGTGGCCACAAGGAGGCGGTGTTCTTCCAATCGCACAGTGCCCGTGCAGAGGTGAGTGGTGAGAAGAGGGCTtttggatatcctgggtttggtCCTTCTTGGGCGGAGATACCAGTACTGAGGGGAGCCTGCCCTGGCATCCTGAGCTAGACCTTACCAGTGAGAAGACTCCCTTGTCTGTTTTTTGGGGGTGAGGCTCTGCTGGATGAACGTTCCATATAGCGCCCTCCTGTGGGTCCAGACCCTTCCTAACTATGCATCCTTTCTGCCAGGATGCCATGCGCTTGTACTACGTGTGCACAGCCCCACACTGCGGCCACCGCTGGACCGAGTGATCCACCCTCCTCCACGCATAATAAATGCTTTGTTCTTTGCATGTACGTCCTGTGTTTATTTGCCTTTCATGAGTACGAACATGGATGCACAGTCTCAAGCAGCGTGGTACAAGACACAATCCTCGCACACTTGCAATTTCTCACGCTGCTGATGGTAAGAGTAACTGACTGGCTGCCCGTGCACCTTTGGCAAGAAGCATGTCAAGCGGGTAGCGCAGTGTAAATGCTTTCCCACAAGCTCTGCAGCAgaatgggtggatggatcccTGCATAGATAGGCGGAGGGGGGGGAAACAGAGAGGGGAATAACTTCCAGGCCAAAGCCAACCCACCTTGCCCTCTGTGAGCATTCCCCCAATCCTACTCCGAGTTCTGGAGATCTGCCTCCATCCCACCATCTACAACCTCAGCAGAAACATGGCCAGGTACCTGTGTCCTCGTCCCCACCAGGATGTTTCTTCCCCTGAGGCCAGGAGGGCTGAGTCTTTCCCTTGCACTTTTCAATCTGGAACCTGAGTCCTGTAAccagtacagtggtcccttgtctatcgcaGGGGTTAGTTTCCAGAACCCCCCGTGATAGGTGAGAATccgcaaagtagcgaccttatatttattttattatttatatatattttaagactttctaaaccctccccacactcataaacctttcccacactataaacacttcctatgctcttaaacactttctacactcttaaacttatatatatatatattttttttttttttacagggacagagagagagagggatagacaggaatggagggagatgagaagcatcaatcatcagtttttcgttgtgacaccttagttgttcattgattgctctcagacatgccttgaccacaggccttcagcagacccgagtaaccccttgcttgagccagcaacctttgggctcaagctggtgagcttttttgctcaagccagatgagttgtttttttttttttgctcaagctggcgacctcggggtctcgaacctggggtcttccgcatcccagtccgacgctctgtccactgagccactgcctagtcaggctaaacttatataattttaacaacatagaaTTCTGTAAGGGTACTCAGCAGTGAATACTAATatgtcaatatttttatatactttttatattttcaaattttttttttttttttttttttacagaggcagagatagacagggacagacagacaggaacggagagagatgagaagcatcaatcatcagtttctcgttgcatgttgcgacttcttagttgttcattgattgctttctcatatgtgccttgaccgtgggccttcagcagactgagtaaccccctgctggagccagcgaccttgggtccaagctggtgagctctttgctcaagccagatgagcccgtgctcaagctggcgacctcggggtctcgaacctgggtccttccacatcccagtccgatgctctatccactgcgccaccacctggtcaggctatattttcaatttttaaaaaatcttatttatttattatttttttacagggacagagagagagagatagagggatagagagggacagacaggaactggagagatgagaagcatcaatcattagtttttcattgagacaccttagttgttcattgattgctttctcatatgtgccttgactgcgggccttcagcagaccgagtaaccccttgcttgagccagcgaccttgagtccaagctggtgagctttgctcaaaccagatgagcccgcgctcaagcttaggcaacctcagggtctcaaacctgggccttctgcatcccagtcagacgctctatccactgtgctactgcctggccaggccaatcatcagtttttcgtttcgacactttagttgtttattgattgctttctcatatttgccttgactgcaggccttcagcagaccgagtaaccccttgcttgagccagcgaccttgggtccaagctggtgagcttttttttgctcaagccacgtgagcccgcgctcaagctggcgacctcggagtcttgaacctggttccttccgcatcccagtcccatgctctatccactgaatcaccgcctggtcaggctgttttcaattttttaggctacaaaatgcttattttaccacaaaaataattaaaataataaatatataaaaatacctatatagtGAAAGATcctcaatacaaaattagatatatacaatttaaaaatttgcaatacagtgagaccacgaaaagtgaactgtgatatcgcgagggatgactgtacctGTCGTCACTCTACAGCCCCCTCAGCAGGCCCCCTACCCTGGTGCCACCTTATACCCACTTGCTTAAATATGTGGGGTTCCAAGCCTCCTGATGGCTGAGTCTTGGCCCTCCAAATATAGATGAAAACACATCCAGGGCACCTCCCATCCAAGGCCCAGCAGCCCCTCCATGTCCTTGCCACTGCTCACTGGTGTAAGTCCTTGTGTGGTACTTGAGGTCAGAGATGTCATGAAAGCCCTTACCACAACAGTGGCTCACATGGCATCATGGAGGGCTGTGGCACTTGAGGGGTCTTGTCAGCATGCCCTGCGACAGGAAGGCCTTGGGGCAGAATGGGCAGCCAAGCAGCCCAGGATCCCTGGGGGGTGGTGACCAACATGCCCTGTACCGGCCATGGGAGAGACATGACATGGGAgttagagacacacacacacacacacacacacacacacactggagcaaatggagtacacacacacacgcacactggaGCAAATGGAGTGCCTAGAACTCAATCAAGGAGATGTGGGAAGGCCAGagactatttgtgtgtgtgtatggccaggagccgctGCCGCCGATGTGGCCATGCACAGGAAGGTtccattgaat contains:
- the TBCB gene encoding tubulin-folding cofactor B; protein product: MEVTGLSAPTVTVFISSSLNSFRSEKRYSRSLTIAEFKCKLELVVGSPASCMELELYGADEKFYSKLDQEDALLGSYPVDDGCRIHVIDHSGARLGEYEDVSKVEKYRISQEAYNQREDSVRSFLKRSKLGRFNEEERAQQKAEITQRLTEEKAQASVIPVGSRCEVQTPGQPPRRGTVMYVGLTDFKPGYWIGIRYDEPLGKNDGSVNGKRYFECQAKYGAFVKPSVVTVGDFPEEDYELDEM
- the POLR2I gene encoding DNA-directed RNA polymerase II subunit RPB9, giving the protein MEPDGTYEPGFVGIRFCQECNNMLYPKEDKENRILLYACRNCDYQQEADNSCIYVNKITHEVDELTQIIADVSQDPTLPRTEDHPCQKCGHKEAVFFQSHSARAEDAMRLYYVCTAPHCGHRWTE
- the OVOL3 gene encoding LOW QUALITY PROTEIN: putative transcription factor ovo-like protein 3 (The sequence of the model RefSeq protein was modified relative to this genomic sequence to represent the inferred CDS: deleted 2 bases in 2 codons; substituted 1 base at 1 genomic stop codon) gives rise to the protein MPYAFLVRSRHLQPPDWGHLPDQLRGDTYCSSLVYQSSGLGESWAGPVQGMLVTTPQGPGLLGCPFCPKAFLSQGMLTRPLKCHSPPXCHVSHCCGKGFHDISDLKYHTRTYTSIHPFCCRACGKAFTLRYPLDMLLAKVHGQPVSYSYHQQREKLQVCEDCVLYHAA